The Afipia massiliensis genome has a segment encoding these proteins:
- a CDS encoding UPF0262 family protein gives MSKPPPDEDANNRVVTVTLDEESIGRSGPDIEHERAIAIYDLVEKNLFVPEGGHSGPFTLHIGITGNRLMFDIKREDGTPCVVHLLSLTPFRRIVKDYFMICDSYYQAIRTATPDKIEAIDMGRRGVHDEGSRTLMERLEGKVRIDFETSRRLFTLISVLHWKGDGGSA, from the coding sequence ATGAGCAAGCCGCCGCCAGATGAGGATGCCAACAACCGCGTCGTCACGGTGACGCTCGATGAGGAATCGATCGGGCGATCGGGGCCGGATATCGAGCACGAACGCGCGATTGCGATCTACGATCTGGTCGAGAAAAACCTGTTCGTGCCGGAGGGGGGCCATAGCGGGCCGTTCACCCTGCATATCGGCATCACCGGTAACCGCCTGATGTTCGACATCAAGCGCGAGGACGGCACGCCCTGCGTGGTGCACCTGTTGTCGCTGACGCCGTTCCGCCGGATCGTGAAGGACTACTTCATGATCTGCGACAGCTACTATCAGGCAATCCGCACCGCGACGCCGGACAAGATCGAAGCCATCGATATGGGCCGCCGCGGCGTGCACGACGAAGGCTCGCGCACGCTGATGGAGCGTCTTGAGGGCAAGGTGCGGATCGACTTCGAGACCTCGCGCCGGCTGTTCACCCTGATCTCGGTGCTGCACTGGAAGGGTGACGGTGGCAGCGCATGA
- a CDS encoding DUF2948 family protein, translating to MSQNKASQNTTAQQKFSQRKLAALDGDDLAVISAHIQDAAVVAGDILWRQAEKRLVVAMRRLDCEDIIAGDCVPRRLISALRFDRVLSCQSREIDMDAPELPLTLLGLEFHPGKTPGGQVMLLFASGGVLRLEVECLECELADLGPDSLDADLVDGAAAT from the coding sequence ATGTCCCAGAACAAAGCGTCTCAGAACACAACGGCTCAGCAGAAATTTTCTCAACGCAAACTCGCCGCGCTGGATGGCGATGATCTGGCGGTGATCTCCGCGCACATTCAGGACGCGGCGGTCGTCGCGGGCGACATTCTGTGGCGGCAAGCCGAGAAGCGTCTCGTGGTCGCGATGCGGCGGCTGGACTGCGAGGACATCATTGCGGGTGATTGCGTCCCGCGGCGGCTGATCTCGGCGCTGCGGTTCGACCGCGTGCTGTCGTGCCAATCGCGCGAGATCGACATGGATGCCCCGGAACTTCCGTTGACCCTGCTCGGGCTGGAATTCCATCCGGGCAAGACACCGGGCGGTCAGGTGATGCTGCTGTTCGCCAGCGGCGGGGTGTTGCGGCTCGAGGTCGAATGCCTCGAATGCGAGCTGGCCGATCTCGGCCCGGACAGTCTGGACGCTGATCTGGTGGACGGCGCCGCTGCCACCTAA
- a CDS encoding DUF6538 domain-containing protein produces MPLAMSRPWKHPDSGVYWFRRGVPADLRALVGKRREAQPSNERPCDRKEATCRSAYRS; encoded by the coding sequence ATGCCCTTGGCTATGTCACGTCCCTGGAAGCATCCTGATAGCGGTGTTTATTGGTTTCGCAGAGGTGTGCCTGCGGATTTGCGGGCGCTCGTCGGTAAGCGAAGAGAAGCGCAGCCTTCAAACGAAAGACCCTGCGATCGCAAAGAAGCGACATGCAGAAGCGCTTACAGAAGTTGA
- a CDS encoding alpha/beta fold hydrolase gives MRYFRQVIRGAICAGMMVASVLIVSSGVAVAQSMPQSRSAVVNGVKLNYLIAGEGDPVVLLHGYAETSHMWRPLFPGLANNHTVIAPDLRGFGKSDAPEGGYTKKEMAQDIHALVRSLGYKKVKIVGHDIGLMVAYAYAAQYPAEVDRIVLMDAFLPGVGDWKNVWLLRDLWHFHFYGKTPLALVTGRERIYLEHFWNDFAANPAKSISQKDRKFYAKAYAQPGRMKAGFEVFRAFEKDADDFAGFAKTKLPIPMLILSGEKAGGNFLIEQGKLVATNVEGVIIKGSGHWLIEEAPGQVIPKLVDFLNR, from the coding sequence ATGCGGTATTTTCGACAGGTCATTCGCGGCGCGATCTGTGCCGGTATGATGGTGGCATCCGTCCTGATCGTGTCATCCGGCGTTGCGGTGGCGCAATCGATGCCGCAAAGCCGGTCCGCAGTCGTCAACGGCGTGAAACTGAATTATCTGATCGCCGGCGAAGGCGATCCTGTCGTGCTGCTGCACGGTTATGCGGAGACCAGCCACATGTGGCGGCCGCTGTTTCCCGGACTTGCGAACAACCACACCGTGATCGCGCCGGACCTGCGCGGCTTCGGCAAGTCCGATGCGCCCGAGGGCGGCTACACCAAGAAGGAAATGGCGCAGGACATCCACGCGCTGGTGAGAAGTCTCGGATACAAGAAGGTCAAGATCGTCGGCCACGACATCGGTCTGATGGTCGCCTATGCCTACGCGGCGCAATACCCGGCCGAAGTCGATCGCATCGTGCTGATGGATGCCTTTCTGCCCGGCGTCGGCGACTGGAAAAATGTCTGGCTGCTGCGCGACCTGTGGCACTTCCATTTCTACGGCAAGACGCCGCTGGCTTTGGTCACTGGCCGCGAGCGGATTTATCTCGAACACTTCTGGAATGATTTCGCCGCCAACCCGGCAAAGTCCATCTCTCAGAAGGACCGGAAGTTCTACGCCAAGGCTTATGCGCAACCGGGCCGCATGAAGGCAGGGTTCGAGGTGTTTCGCGCCTTCGAAAAGGACGCCGATGATTTCGCAGGTTTCGCAAAAACCAAGCTGCCGATACCGATGCTCATTCTCTCCGGCGAAAAGGCGGGCGGCAATTTTCTGATCGAACAGGGCAAACTGGTCGCCACCAACGTCGAAGGTGTCATCATCAAGGGCTCGGGACACTGGCTGATCGAGGAAGCGCCGGGTCAGGTGATCCCGAAGCTGGTGGATTTCCTCAATCGCTGA
- a CDS encoding FAD-dependent oxidoreductase yields MATDQAAAIGAGAPQSDASRAAFPRFEQTFPTLTDTEIDRMRRFGDVHHHKDRELLFESGKVGPGMFVILSGHVAITQRDGMGHITPVIEQGPGQFLAEIGQLSGRNALVDGTAEGDVETLLIPPASLRALLVAEADLGERIMRALILRRVALIQAGVGGPVLIGSPSLGGVVRLQGFLARNGVPHHVLDPATDTDATDLVARYSPSPSDLPLVVAPDGTVLRNPSEVDLAYAMGMIGGPIRDKLYDVAVVGGGPAGLATAVYAASEGLSVAVLDARHFGGQAGASARIENYLGFPTGISGQALAGRAYNQAQKFGADLMIPVEARSLDCSKSDGAFGLTTECGHFLKAKSIVVASGARYRRPTIENLDRFEGRGVWYWASPIEGRLCAQQEVILVGGGNSAGQAAVFLSGHASKVRMMIRSGGLADSMSRYLIDRIMATPNIELMIHTEIVGLEGPDDGGLERVRWRNRKSGLEAAGDIRNVFLFVGADPATAWLADCGVTLDRTGFVLTGAQCGRPVSALETSVPGVFAVGDVRAGSVKRVGGAIGEGAQVVAALHGFLGDKPA; encoded by the coding sequence ATGGCGACGGACCAGGCCGCAGCGATTGGGGCGGGCGCCCCGCAATCGGACGCTTCACGAGCGGCATTTCCCCGGTTCGAGCAAACATTCCCGACGTTGACGGATACCGAGATCGACCGGATGCGCCGGTTCGGCGATGTGCATCATCATAAAGACCGCGAGCTGCTGTTCGAAAGCGGCAAGGTCGGCCCCGGCATGTTCGTCATTCTCTCCGGGCACGTCGCCATCACCCAGCGCGACGGCATGGGCCACATCACGCCGGTGATCGAGCAGGGGCCGGGACAGTTTCTTGCTGAGATCGGGCAACTGTCGGGCCGCAACGCACTGGTCGATGGCACAGCCGAGGGTGACGTCGAGACGCTCCTGATCCCGCCAGCCAGTTTGCGCGCGCTGCTTGTCGCCGAAGCTGATCTTGGCGAGCGCATCATGCGCGCGCTGATTTTGCGGCGTGTTGCGCTGATCCAGGCCGGTGTCGGCGGTCCGGTGCTGATTGGTTCGCCGTCGCTGGGCGGCGTCGTGCGGCTGCAAGGCTTTCTGGCGCGCAACGGCGTTCCCCACCATGTGCTCGATCCCGCCACCGACACGGACGCAACGGATCTGGTGGCGCGCTATTCGCCGTCGCCTTCCGATCTTCCTCTTGTGGTGGCCCCGGATGGCACGGTGCTGCGCAATCCCAGCGAAGTCGATCTTGCCTACGCGATGGGAATGATCGGCGGTCCGATACGGGACAAGCTCTACGACGTCGCTGTTGTCGGCGGTGGTCCCGCCGGACTTGCGACCGCTGTGTATGCAGCGTCCGAAGGATTGTCGGTGGCGGTGCTCGATGCACGGCATTTCGGTGGCCAAGCCGGCGCCAGTGCGCGGATCGAGAACTATCTCGGATTTCCGACCGGCATCTCGGGACAGGCGTTGGCCGGGCGCGCCTACAATCAGGCGCAGAAGTTCGGTGCGGATCTGATGATTCCGGTCGAAGCCAGATCGCTCGACTGCTCGAAGAGCGACGGCGCATTCGGGCTTACCACCGAATGCGGTCATTTCCTGAAAGCGAAATCCATCGTCGTTGCCAGCGGTGCACGCTACCGGCGTCCAACGATCGAGAACCTCGACAGGTTCGAGGGGCGCGGCGTCTGGTACTGGGCGTCGCCGATCGAGGGGCGGCTCTGTGCCCAGCAGGAAGTCATTCTGGTTGGTGGCGGCAATTCCGCCGGTCAGGCCGCGGTGTTTCTGTCGGGCCACGCCAGCAAGGTGCGGATGATGATCCGCAGCGGTGGTCTCGCCGATAGCATGTCGCGCTATCTGATCGACCGGATCATGGCGACGCCGAACATCGAACTGATGATCCACACCGAGATCGTCGGGCTGGAAGGCCCTGACGATGGCGGACTCGAGCGCGTGCGCTGGCGCAACCGGAAGTCAGGGCTCGAGGCTGCCGGCGATATCCGCAACGTGTTTCTGTTTGTCGGGGCCGACCCCGCCACCGCATGGCTCGCGGACTGCGGCGTGACCCTCGATCGCACCGGCTTTGTCCTGACCGGGGCGCAATGCGGGCGGCCGGTGTCGGCGCTGGAGACCTCGGTGCCCGGTGTGTTCGCCGTCGGCGATGTGCGCGCAGGTTCGGTCAAGCGCGTTGGCGGCGCAATCGGCGAAGGCGCGCAGGTCGTGGCTGCGCTGCACGGTTTTCTTGGCGACAAACCGGCATAG
- the murA gene encoding UDP-N-acetylglucosamine 1-carboxyvinyltransferase encodes MDRIRIVGGNKLNGIIPISGAKNAALPLMIASLLTDETLILDNVPRLADVAQLQRILGNHGLDIMSKGKRPGDHEYQGQTLHISAANIIDTTAPYELVSKMRASFWVIAPLLARMHVAKVSLPGGCAIGTRPVDLLIMALEKLGAELQIDGGYVIARAPGGLTGAEIDFPKVTVSGTHVALMAATLAKGTTVINNAACEPEIVDVADCLNKMGAKISGAGTPRIVIEGVKKLHGARHTVLPDRIEAGTYAMAVAMTGGDVQLAGARPELLQSALDVLTEAGATITPNNEGIRVTRNGAGISPVKVTTAPFPGFPTDLQAQLMALMACAKGSSHITETIFENRFMHVQELARFGARISLDGETAIIDGIAKLRGAPVMATDLRASVSLVIAALAAEGETTVNRVYHLDRGFERLEEKLSACGATIERISG; translated from the coding sequence ATGGATCGCATTCGCATTGTCGGCGGCAACAAGCTCAATGGCATTATTCCGATTTCCGGCGCGAAGAACGCGGCTTTGCCGCTGATGATCGCCAGCTTGCTGACCGATGAGACCCTGATTCTCGACAACGTGCCGCGTCTGGCCGACGTCGCGCAGCTGCAGCGGATTCTCGGCAATCATGGCCTCGACATCATGTCGAAGGGCAAGCGTCCCGGCGATCATGAGTATCAGGGCCAGACGCTGCACATCTCCGCGGCCAACATCATCGACACCACGGCGCCCTATGAGCTGGTTTCGAAGATGCGCGCCAGCTTCTGGGTGATCGCGCCGCTGCTGGCGCGGATGCATGTGGCCAAGGTCTCGCTGCCCGGCGGCTGCGCCATCGGCACCCGTCCCGTGGACCTCCTCATCATGGCGCTGGAGAAACTCGGCGCGGAATTGCAGATCGACGGCGGCTACGTGATCGCCAGAGCGCCCGGCGGCCTGACCGGGGCTGAGATCGATTTCCCCAAGGTCACTGTCAGCGGCACCCATGTGGCGCTGATGGCCGCGACGCTGGCCAAGGGCACGACCGTCATCAACAACGCGGCCTGCGAGCCCGAGATCGTCGATGTCGCCGACTGTCTCAACAAGATGGGCGCGAAGATTTCCGGCGCGGGGACGCCCCGCATCGTGATCGAGGGTGTCAAGAAGCTGCATGGCGCGCGGCACACCGTGTTGCCGGACCGGATCGAGGCCGGCACCTATGCCATGGCCGTTGCGATGACGGGCGGTGACGTTCAGCTTGCCGGCGCGCGCCCCGAACTGCTGCAGTCGGCGCTCGACGTGCTGACGGAAGCCGGCGCCACCATCACGCCGAACAACGAAGGCATCCGCGTCACGCGCAACGGTGCGGGCATCAGCCCGGTCAAGGTCACGACCGCGCCGTTCCCCGGCTTCCCGACCGACCTGCAGGCGCAACTCATGGCGCTGATGGCCTGCGCGAAGGGCTCGTCGCACATCACCGAAACGATTTTCGAGAACCGCTTCATGCACGTGCAGGAGCTGGCGCGCTTCGGCGCGCGAATTTCGCTGGACGGCGAAACCGCGATCATCGACGGCATTGCCAAGCTGCGCGGTGCGCCGGTGATGGCGACCGACCTGCGCGCATCCGTGTCACTGGTGATTGCCGCGCTGGCGGCCGAAGGCGAGACCACCGTCAATCGCGTGTATCATCTCGACCGCGGCTTCGAACGGCTTGAGGAAAAGCTGTCGGCCTGCGGTGCGACCATTGAGCGTATTAGCGGTTAG
- a CDS encoding site-specific integrase, with protein sequence MAERLWGVAAPSKAGTLSVNFLLEVDADESKLRDMENWCRAGARECLKSSGLTVNADSELILARALSFAIQRASLTLARYAKGEFGIGPQSSTSWHTDVVTSSELAKSISLTELFEGWSTERKPAAKTLYEWKRVLQTLEAFLGHGDAGKISSEDLIRWKSSMVDAGLKSRTIQNAKLAPVRAVLQWGVDNRKLGKNSAHRVTIEVKSIATERKRSFTDEEAKVILAASLLEKDTVKRWVPWLGAYSGARVSELCQLRVNDVIEVDGIWCMKFDPEAGPLKNNSSERTIPLHPALIDSGFLTFVKGIKTGPLFPHLAPDKFGKRGGNGTKVIGRFVRSLGIIDTRLSPSHSWRHRIKTQGRRHSLAKDILEAITGHGRRTVADSYGEFPVEALLRELSKIPTIAL encoded by the coding sequence TTGGCGGAACGCCTGTGGGGCGTCGCAGCGCCTTCGAAAGCAGGGACCTTATCAGTGAACTTCCTATTGGAAGTCGACGCTGATGAATCGAAGCTGCGTGATATGGAAAATTGGTGCCGGGCGGGAGCGAGAGAGTGCCTCAAGTCTAGCGGTCTGACCGTTAATGCCGACAGCGAACTGATCCTCGCAAGGGCTTTGAGCTTTGCGATCCAGCGCGCAAGTCTGACACTTGCTCGCTATGCTAAGGGCGAATTCGGCATCGGCCCACAGAGCTCGACGTCCTGGCATACCGACGTTGTCACATCATCCGAGTTGGCGAAGTCGATTTCGCTAACCGAACTTTTCGAGGGTTGGTCCACTGAACGGAAGCCAGCAGCGAAAACACTCTATGAGTGGAAGCGAGTTCTTCAAACGTTGGAAGCCTTCCTTGGCCATGGTGACGCCGGCAAAATCTCCAGTGAAGATTTGATCCGCTGGAAAAGCTCGATGGTCGATGCGGGATTGAAATCCAGAACTATTCAGAACGCAAAATTGGCGCCGGTGCGTGCAGTTCTGCAGTGGGGTGTCGACAATCGTAAGTTGGGCAAAAACTCGGCCCACCGCGTAACAATAGAAGTGAAGTCGATCGCGACGGAAAGAAAGCGAAGCTTCACAGATGAAGAAGCCAAGGTAATTCTTGCGGCGTCGTTGCTTGAGAAAGATACTGTGAAGAGGTGGGTGCCGTGGCTAGGCGCTTACTCCGGTGCGCGCGTTTCAGAACTCTGCCAGTTGCGCGTTAATGACGTGATAGAAGTCGATGGTATCTGGTGTATGAAATTTGATCCTGAAGCGGGCCCTCTCAAGAACAACAGCTCCGAACGAACCATTCCACTTCACCCAGCGCTAATTGACAGCGGCTTCTTGACATTTGTGAAGGGCATCAAGACGGGACCGCTCTTTCCGCACTTGGCGCCTGATAAGTTTGGCAAGCGGGGCGGCAACGGCACCAAAGTCATTGGTCGTTTCGTGCGCTCCCTCGGCATTATCGATACGCGATTGTCGCCGAGCCACTCCTGGCGACATCGCATCAAGACGCAGGGCCGTCGACACAGCCTTGCGAAGGACATCCTCGAGGCAATCACCGGCCACGGGCGAAGAACTGTTGCCGACAGCTATGGAGAATTTCCAGTCGAGGCGTTGCTTCGCGAATTATCAAAAATTCCTACTATCGCCCTTTAG
- the hisD gene encoding histidinol dehydrogenase yields the protein MPIRLNSHSADFSERFNAFLATKREASADVENVVRAIIDDVRMRGDAAVIEATRKFDRFSVEASGLRFTPAEIEDAVKACDAATLDALRFARDRIEAFHQRQMPKDERFTDAQGVELGWRWSAVEAVGLYVPGGTAAYPSSVLMNVVPAVVAGVPRVVMAVPTPDGKILNPLVLAAAHLGGVSEIYRVGGAQAVAALAYGTAAIAPVAKIVGPGNAYVAAAKRLVFGKVGIDMIAGPSEVLVIADRTANPDWIAADLLAQAEHGADSQSILITDDESLANDVERAVEAQLTTLPRAAIARASWNEFGAIIVVKSLDESIALADAIAAEHLEIITADPEGLSARIRNAGAIFLGAHTPEAIGDYVGGSNHVLPTARSARFSSGLGVLDFMKRTSILKCGPEQLRALGPAAMTLGKAEGLDAHARSVGLRLNLS from the coding sequence ATGCCGATCCGCCTCAATAGCCACAGCGCCGACTTCAGCGAGCGCTTCAACGCCTTTCTCGCGACCAAACGCGAGGCGTCGGCCGACGTCGAGAACGTGGTTCGCGCCATCATCGACGACGTGCGCATGCGCGGCGATGCCGCTGTCATCGAGGCGACCCGAAAGTTCGACCGCTTCTCCGTCGAGGCCAGCGGCCTGCGCTTCACGCCGGCCGAGATCGAAGACGCCGTGAAGGCATGCGATGCTGCAACGCTCGATGCGCTGAGGTTCGCGCGCGACCGGATCGAGGCGTTTCACCAGCGGCAGATGCCGAAGGACGAACGTTTCACGGATGCACAGGGCGTCGAACTCGGCTGGCGCTGGAGCGCGGTCGAGGCTGTCGGCCTTTACGTGCCGGGCGGGACCGCGGCCTATCCGTCGTCGGTGCTCATGAACGTGGTGCCGGCCGTGGTTGCCGGCGTTCCGCGCGTGGTGATGGCCGTACCGACCCCGGACGGGAAAATCCTCAATCCGCTGGTGCTGGCGGCAGCGCATCTCGGCGGCGTCTCGGAAATCTATCGCGTCGGCGGCGCGCAGGCCGTGGCCGCACTCGCCTATGGCACCGCGGCCATCGCGCCGGTGGCGAAGATCGTCGGCCCGGGCAACGCCTATGTCGCCGCGGCCAAGCGGCTGGTGTTCGGCAAGGTCGGCATCGACATGATCGCGGGTCCGTCCGAAGTGCTGGTGATCGCGGATCGCACCGCGAATCCGGACTGGATCGCCGCCGACCTGCTGGCGCAGGCCGAACATGGCGCGGACTCGCAGTCGATCCTCATCACCGATGACGAGTCGCTCGCGAACGACGTCGAGCGCGCTGTCGAAGCGCAACTGACGACGCTGCCGCGCGCGGCCATTGCACGCGCCTCGTGGAACGAGTTCGGCGCGATCATTGTCGTCAAGTCGCTCGATGAATCGATCGCGCTCGCCGACGCCATTGCTGCCGAGCATCTGGAAATCATCACCGCCGATCCCGAAGGCCTGAGCGCGCGCATCCGTAATGCCGGCGCGATCTTCCTCGGCGCGCATACGCCGGAAGCGATCGGCGACTATGTCGGCGGTTCGAATCACGTGCTGCCGACGGCGCGCTCGGCGCGGTTCTCGTCGGGCCTCGGCGTACTCGATTTCATGAAGCGGACCTCGATCCTGAAATGCGGGCCCGAGCAGCTCCGCGCTTTGGGACCGGCGGCGATGACGCTCGGCAAGGCCGAAGGGCTCGATGCCCACGCGCGCTCGGTCGGGTTGCGGCTTAATCTGTCATGA
- a CDS encoding low molecular weight phosphatase family protein, producing the protein MARSPQAVLFMCGQNSVRSPTAACLLRHLVPRGLYVQSAGVSKADLDPFAVAVMKEIGLDISNHKPWTVADLEDWEGLNFDLIVTLSPEAHHKALQLTTTSATEVEYWPTPDPVGVEGRRELQLDAYRHVRDSLRQRIRERFAPAAIKNE; encoded by the coding sequence ATGGCGCGGTCTCCGCAAGCTGTCCTGTTCATGTGCGGACAGAACAGCGTCCGCTCGCCGACGGCGGCGTGCCTGCTGCGCCATCTGGTTCCGCGTGGGCTCTATGTGCAGTCGGCCGGTGTCAGCAAGGCCGATCTCGATCCCTTCGCCGTCGCCGTGATGAAGGAGATCGGCCTCGATATTTCAAATCACAAGCCGTGGACGGTCGCCGATCTGGAAGACTGGGAAGGCCTGAACTTCGATCTGATCGTGACGCTGTCGCCGGAGGCGCATCACAAGGCGCTGCAGTTGACCACGACCTCGGCGACCGAGGTCGAATACTGGCCGACGCCCGACCCGGTCGGCGTCGAGGGCCGCCGCGAACTGCAGCTCGATGCCTACCGGCATGTCCGGGACAGTTTGCGCCAGCGGATCCGTGAGCGATTCGCGCCGGCCGCCATCAAGAACGAGTAG
- a CDS encoding NAD-dependent epimerase/dehydratase family protein, whose amino-acid sequence MKVIVFGATGMVGQGVLRECLRDPDVTQVLTVGRSATGQPHPKLRELVHKDFLDFSAIENDMTGYDACFFCLGVTSLGLDEERYRHLTYDITLAAARPLARLNPGMTFVYVTGAGADRTEQGRVMWARVKGKTENDLLKLPFKAAYMFRPGAIQPLYGVRSKTAWVQAIYVATAPLLTFLHRVAPKYVTTSEKVGRAMLAVAKRGYPKPILEMDDINKAGA is encoded by the coding sequence ATGAAAGTCATTGTCTTCGGCGCGACCGGCATGGTTGGGCAGGGCGTGCTGCGCGAATGTTTGCGCGATCCAGATGTGACGCAGGTGCTGACGGTTGGCCGCAGTGCCACCGGTCAGCCGCACCCGAAGCTACGCGAACTCGTGCACAAGGACTTTCTCGACTTCTCGGCCATCGAAAATGACATGACGGGTTATGACGCCTGCTTCTTTTGTCTCGGCGTGACATCATTGGGTCTGGACGAGGAGCGCTACCGCCATCTGACCTACGACATCACGCTCGCGGCGGCGCGTCCGCTGGCGCGGCTCAATCCGGGCATGACTTTCGTCTATGTCACCGGCGCGGGCGCCGACCGCACCGAGCAGGGCCGCGTGATGTGGGCCCGCGTCAAGGGCAAGACCGAGAACGATCTGCTCAAGCTGCCGTTCAAGGCCGCCTACATGTTCCGTCCCGGCGCGATCCAGCCGCTGTACGGCGTGCGGTCGAAAACGGCGTGGGTTCAGGCGATCTATGTCGCGACCGCGCCGCTGCTGACATTCCTGCATCGGGTCGCGCCGAAATATGTCACCACCAGCGAAAAGGTCGGCCGCGCCATGCTCGCGGTGGCCAAGCGCGGCTATCCGAAGCCGATCCTGGAGATGGACGATATCAACAAGGCCGGGGCCTGA
- the yacG gene encoding DNA gyrase inhibitor YacG gives MPADGTKSASAAKPCPICGKPPVEASKPFCSERCRDVDLNRWLSGSYAIPARESDNEDEPDEPK, from the coding sequence ATGCCAGCTGACGGCACGAAATCCGCGTCCGCGGCGAAGCCCTGCCCGATCTGCGGCAAGCCGCCGGTCGAGGCCTCGAAGCCGTTCTGTTCGGAGCGCTGCCGCGATGTCGACCTGAATCGCTGGCTGTCGGGCTCCTATGCCATTCCGGCGCGGGAGAGCGACAACGAGGACGAGCCGGACGAGCCGAAATAG
- a CDS encoding Maf-like protein translates to MLGSPKFVLASGSPRRLSLLNQAGIEPDALRPADVDETPKRGELPRACANRLARAKADAALKSVQLDDELRGSYILAADTVVAVGRRILPKAELVDEASQCLRLLSGRNHRVYTAICLVTPKESFRQRLVETRVRFKRLSEDDIQAYIGSGEWRSKAGGYAVQGIAGSFVVKLVGSYSNVVGLPLYETTALLGGEGFPIRFGWLNAS, encoded by the coding sequence ATGCTAGGCAGCCCCAAATTCGTTCTCGCCTCCGGCTCGCCGCGGCGTCTCAGCCTGCTCAATCAGGCCGGTATCGAGCCCGACGCGCTGCGCCCGGCCGATGTCGACGAGACCCCGAAGCGCGGTGAGCTGCCCCGCGCCTGCGCCAATCGCCTCGCGCGCGCCAAGGCCGATGCCGCGCTCAAGTCGGTGCAGCTCGATGACGAACTGCGCGGCTCCTACATTCTTGCCGCCGATACCGTGGTCGCGGTCGGTCGCCGGATCCTGCCGAAGGCGGAACTGGTGGATGAAGCGTCGCAGTGCCTGCGGTTGCTGTCGGGCCGCAACCATCGCGTTTACACCGCGATTTGCCTGGTCACTCCGAAGGAAAGCTTCCGCCAGCGGCTGGTGGAAACCCGGGTGCGCTTCAAGCGGCTGAGCGAGGACGACATTCAAGCCTATATCGGCTCCGGCGAATGGCGCAGCAAGGCAGGCGGCTATGCCGTGCAGGGCATCGCCGGCTCGTTCGTGGTCAAGCTGGTCGGCTCCTACTCTAACGTCGTTGGATTGCCCTTGTACGAGACCACGGCGCTGCTTGGCGGCGAGGGCTTTCCGATCCGGTTCGGCTGGTTGAATGCCAGCTGA